A genome region from Mercenaria mercenaria strain notata chromosome 11, MADL_Memer_1, whole genome shotgun sequence includes the following:
- the LOC123531940 gene encoding uncharacterized protein LOC123531940 produces MTETEGNSRCYKIFRKIQAKSIDEDDLGKAKSFRICSLRRPHMRAFHTSWFCFFIAFTAWFGIQPLIPTIRKELGLSKKEVARSGIASISATIAVRIFVGPLCDKFGPRRVMSGLLMIGAIPLAFSGLIKNGTGLIIVRLCVGILGGSFIPCQFWTSATFNVKIVGTANAVVGGWGNLGGGFTFIIMPALFELVKLCGADEFLAWKIAVVIPAVIVIGFGVLILWTSDDCPQGKWSLRKLPEMDVFVAEGAKYVEDSCVDDDNVQSAVKAKQQGIDNAAFEQNEKPINSSIKDKSENNVPRVKDCSENNTENGCGKHWLCDRIWLVITVAVLVIQYGLCFGIEIAVNTVMNLYFLYKFEKEDCVEGLQDVMQTNNTTIMKTTTVPASSDDPNPCSILSQNSASLIASLFGLMNLFARALGGIFSDLLRKYLQIPGRLLAHIICMTCEGVMLIVFSRMETIPTAIIAMVAFSLFVQMSEGSTFAIVPYIHPRRVGLVSGFIGAGGNAGAMIWNTIWLNLVDTEPSRWFLLLGIFVLCGNILTLIIPVQKKRIWNVFTR; encoded by the exons ATGACGGAAACAGAGGGAAATAGCCGCTGTTATAAGATCTTCAGAAAGATACAAGCCAAAAGTATCGATGAAGACGACCTAGGAAAAGCCAAATCTTTTCGAATATGTAGTTTACGAAGGCCACACATGCGCGCCTTTCATACGTCATGGTTCTGCTTCTTTATTGCTTTTACAGCATGGTTCGGTATTCAGCCACTTATACCAACGATAAGGAAGGAACTAGGTCTCTCTAAAAAAGAAGTGGCACGATCCGGTATTGCAAGTATATCGGCAACTATCGCTGTTCGTATCTTTGTTGGTCCATTGTGTGACAAATTTGGTCCAAGACGAGTGATGTCTGGTTTGCTGATGATAGGTGCCATCCCTCTTGCATTTTCTGGTTTAATAAAAAATGGGACAGGTCTAATCATAGTACGTCTTTGTGTTGGTATACTTGGAGGCTCGTTCATACCTTGCCAATTTTGGACATCTGCTACGTTCAATGTGAAGATCGTTGGTACCGCCAATGCCGTAGTTGGAGGTTGGGGTAATCTCGGAGGAGGGTTCACATTTATTATAATGCCTGCACTATTTGAACTGGTCAAGCTATGCGGGGCTGATGAATTCCTCGCTTGGAAAATTGCTGTCGTCATCCCAGCCGTTATTGTTATTGGGTTTG GCGTGCTTATTCTTTGGACCTCGGATGATTGTCCACAAGGTAAATGGTCGCTGAGGAAGCTTCCCGAAATGGATGTCTTTGTTGCAGAAGGTGCTAAGTATGTAGAGGATTCTTGTGTAGACGATGACAACGTTCAATCTGCAGTTAAAGCTAAACAGCAAGGGATTGATAACGCAGCTTTTGAACAGAATGAAAAAC CGATAAACTCCTCTATCAAAGACAAATCCGAGAACAACGTTCCGCGTGTAAAGGATTGCTCGGAAAATA ATACAGAAAACGGTTGTGGAAAGCATTGGCTTTGTGACAGGATCTGGTTGGTTATAACGGTTGCAGTTCTTGTCATCCAATATGGTCTCTGCTTTGGTATTGAAATAGCCGTAAATACAGTTATGAActtgtactttttgtacaaatttgaGAAGGAAGATTGTGTAGAAGGTTTACAAGACGTTATGCAAACCAATAACACCACTATCATGAAAACCACCACAGTCCCTGCATCGTCAGATGATCCAAATCCATGCAGTATTTTATCACAGAACTCTGCAAGTCTAATTGCTTCCCTTTTTGGTTTGATGAATTTGTTTGCAAGAGCTCTTGGTGGAATATTTTCCGATTTATTGAGGAAATACTTACAAATTCCTGGACGGCTATTGGCGCATATAATATGTATGACATGTGAAGGAGTAATGCTGATTGTATTTAGCCGAATGGAGACAATACCTACAGCAATTATAGCTATGGTTGCGTTCAGTCTGTTCGTACAGATGTCTGAAGGTTCTACTTTCGCAATTGTTCCATACATCCATCCACGACGTGTTGGTCTTGTTTCAGGATTCATAGGTGCAGGAGGGAATGCAGGTGCAATGATTTGGAATACGATATGGTTGAATCTAGTAGATACGGAGCCTAGCCGGTGGTTTTTACTTTTAGGAATATTTGTTCTTTGTGGAAATATATTGACGTTGATTATACCAGTGCAGAAAAAGCGAATCTGGAATGTCTTCACTAGATAG